The following coding sequences are from one Desulfobacterales bacterium window:
- the nqrF gene encoding NADH:ubiquinone reductase (Na(+)-transporting) subunit F: MNELFIAVGLFTLIVLMLVSLIMFAKAKLVPSGDIKMVINKEKELVAQPGGKLLGSLADQGIFVPSACGGGGTCGQCLVKVHEGGGDILPTELAHITKREAREGDRLACQVAVKQDMDVEVPPEVFETKKWVCKVKSNDSVADFIKELILELPEGEEVDFKAGGYIQIDVPPHELSYKEFDIPEQFRPEWDKRNLWELTSKITEPITRAYSMASWPGEKGVIMLNVRVALPPAQGIPTGIASSYIFNLKPGDEVNISGPYGEFFINETEAEMVYIGRGAGMAPLRSHIFELLKGQDSQRKISYWYNARNLGECFYLDEFAQLAEEHENFSFKLALSRPAPEDNWDGLTGYVHQVLHDSYLEEHPAPEDIEYYMCGPPVMSQSIMDMLDNLGVERENINFDDFGT; this comes from the coding sequence ATGAACGAGCTATTTATTGCGGTGGGATTGTTCACCCTCATCGTTTTGATGCTGGTCAGTTTGATTATGTTCGCCAAGGCAAAACTGGTGCCCAGCGGCGATATTAAGATGGTGATCAACAAAGAGAAGGAGCTGGTTGCCCAGCCCGGCGGTAAACTACTGGGAAGTCTGGCGGATCAGGGTATATTTGTCCCGTCGGCCTGCGGCGGCGGCGGCACCTGCGGTCAGTGTCTGGTAAAGGTGCACGAGGGGGGCGGCGACATCCTGCCCACCGAACTGGCGCACATTACCAAACGAGAGGCCCGCGAGGGGGATCGGTTGGCCTGTCAGGTGGCGGTCAAGCAGGACATGGACGTTGAAGTACCGCCCGAGGTGTTTGAGACCAAGAAATGGGTCTGCAAAGTCAAATCCAACGACAGCGTGGCCGACTTTATCAAAGAGCTTATTCTGGAGCTGCCCGAAGGCGAAGAGGTCGACTTCAAGGCCGGCGGCTATATCCAGATCGACGTCCCGCCCCATGAGCTCAGTTACAAGGAATTCGATATCCCGGAACAGTTTCGGCCGGAATGGGACAAGCGCAATCTGTGGGAGCTGACCTCCAAGATCACCGAACCCATCACCCGGGCATATTCAATGGCCAGCTGGCCGGGGGAAAAGGGCGTCATCATGCTCAACGTTCGGGTGGCGCTGCCGCCCGCACAAGGGATACCGACAGGAATTGCCTCATCCTACATTTTCAACCTCAAACCCGGCGATGAGGTGAACATATCCGGGCCTTACGGGGAGTTTTTTATCAACGAAACCGAAGCTGAAATGGTCTACATCGGCCGCGGAGCAGGTATGGCGCCTTTGCGCAGCCATATTTTTGAACTGCTCAAAGGCCAGGACAGCCAGCGCAAAATATCCTATTGGTACAATGCCCGCAACCTGGGCGAATGCTTCTATCTGGATGAATTCGCACAGCTGGCCGAAGAGCACGAGAACTTTTCATTTAAGCTGGCCCTGTCACGTCCGGCGCCTGAAGACAACTGGGACGGACTCACCGGCTATGTTCATCAGGTACTACACGACAGTTACCTGGAAGAACATCCGGCGCCGGAAGATATCGAGTACTATATGTGCGGGCCCCCGGTAATGAGTCAATCGATCATG